In Phyllostomus discolor isolate MPI-MPIP mPhyDis1 chromosome 2, mPhyDis1.pri.v3, whole genome shotgun sequence, the following are encoded in one genomic region:
- the PSMD2 gene encoding 26S proteasome non-ATPase regulatory subunit 2, producing the protein MEEGSRDKASLQTQQSPSTAPGGAEDKAGGKDRRDAGDKDKEQELSEEDKQLQDELEMLVERLGEKDTSLYRPALEELRRQIRSSTTSMTSVPKPLKFLRPHYGKLKEIYEKMAPGENKRFAADIISVLAMTMSGERECLKYRLVGSQEELASWGHEYVRHLAGEVAKEWQELDDAEKTQREPLLTLVKEIVPYNMAHNAEHEACDLLMEIEQVDMLEKDIDENAYAKVCLYLTSCVNYVPEPENSALLRCALGVFRKFSRFPEALRLALMLNDMELVEDIFTSCKDVVVQKQMAFMLGRHGVFLELSEDVEEYEDLTEIMSNVQLNSNFLALARELDIMEPKVPDDIYKTHLENNRFGGSGSQVDSARMNLASSFVNGFVNAAFGQDKLLTDDGNKWLYKNKDHGMLSAAASLGMILLWDVDGGLTQIDKYLYSSEDYIKSGALLACGIVNSGVRNECDPALALLSDYVLHNSNTMRLGSIFGLGLAYAGSNREDVLTLLLPVMGDSKSSMEVAGVTALACGMIAVGSCNGDVTSTILQTIMEKSETELKDTYARWLPLGLGLNHLGKGEAIEAILAALEVVSEPFRSFANTLVDVCAYAGSGNVLKVQQLLHICSEHFDSKEKEEDKDKKEKKDKDKKEAPADMGAHQGVAVLGIALIAMGEEIGAEMALRTFGHLLRYGEPTLRRAVPLALALISVSNPRLNILDTLSKFSHDADPEVSYNSIFAMGMVGSGTNNARLAAMLRQLAQYHAKDPNNLFMVRLAQGLTHLGKGTLTLCPYHSDRQLMSQVAVAGLLTVLVSFLDVRNIILGKSHYVLYGLVAAMQPRMLVTFDEELRPLPVSVRVGQAVDVVGQAGKPKTITGFQTHTTPVLLAHGERAELATEEFLPVTPILEGFVILRKNPNYDL; encoded by the exons ATGGAGGAGGGCAGCCGCGACAAGGCTTCGCTGCAGACCCAGCAGTCCCCATCGACGGCCCCCGGCGGCGCAGAAGACAAGGCGGGCGGCAAGGACCGGCGGGATGCCGGGGACAAGGACAAAGAGCAGGAGCTG TCTGAGGAGGACAAACAGCTTCAGGATGAACTGGAGATGCTCGTGGAACGACTGGGG GAGAAGGACACGTCCCTGTACCGACCAGCCCTAGAGGAACTGCGGAGGCAGATTCGTTCTTCTACAACTTCCATGACTTCAGTGCCCAAGCCTCTCAAATTTCTGCGCCCACACTATGGCAAGCTGAAGGAAATATATGAGAAGATGGCCCCTGGGGAGAATAAG CGTTTTGCTGCTGATATCATATCCGTTTTGGCCATGACCATGAGTGGGGAGCGTGAATGCCTCAAGTATCGGCTGGTGGGCTCTCAGGAGGAATTGGCATCATGGGGTCATGAGTATGTCAG GCATCTAGCAGGAGAAGTGGCTAAGGAGTGGCAGGAGCTGGATGACGCAGAGAAGACACAGCGGGAGCCACTGCTGACTCTGGTGAAGGAGATTGTTCCCTACAACATGGCCCACAATGCAGAGCATGAGGCCTGCGACCTGCTCATGGAAATTGAGCAGGTGGATATGCTGGAGAAGGATATTGATGAGAATGCATATGCAAAGGTCTGCCTCTATCTCACCAG TTGTGTGAATTATGTACCCGAGCCTGAGAACTCTGCCCTACTGCGATGTGCTTTGGGTGTGTTCCGAAAGTTCAGTCGCTTCCCTGAAGCTCTGAGGTTGGCATTGATGCTCAATGACATGGAACTGGTAGAAGACATCTTCACCTCCTGCAAGGATGT GGTAGTGCAGAAGCAGATGGCTTTCATGCTAGGCCGGCATGGGGTGTTTCTGGAGCTGAGTGAAGATGTGGAGGAGTATGAGGACCTGACAGAGATCATGTCCAATGTGCAGCTCAATAGCAACTTCTTGGCATTAGCTCGGGAG CTGGACATCATGGAGCCCAAGGTGCCTGATGACATCTATAAAACCCACCTAGAGAATAACC GGTTTGGGGGCAGTGGCTCTCAAGTCGACTCTGCGCGCATGAACCTGGCCTCTTCTTTTGTGAATGGCTTTGTGAATGCAGCCTTTGGCCAGGATAAGCTGCTGACTGATGATGGCAACAAATGGCTTTACAAGAACAAGGACCATG GAATGTTGAGTGCAGCTGCGTCCCTTGGAATGATTCTGCTGTGGGATGTGGATGGTGGTCTCACTCAGATTGACAAGTACCTGTACTCCTCTGAGGATTATATCAAG TCAGGAGCCCTCCTGGCCTGTGGCATTGTGAATTCTGGCGTCCGGAATGAGTGTGACCCTGCTCTGGCACTGCTCTCAGACTATGTTCTCCACAACAGCAACACTATGAGACTTGGTTCCATCTTTGG ATTAGGCTTGGCTTATGCTGGCTCCAATCGAGAAGATGTTCTAACATTGCTGCTGCCTGTGATGGGAGATTCCAAGTCCAGTATGGAG GTGGCAGGTGTGACTGCTCTAGCCTGTGGAATGATAGCAGTGGGATCCTGCAATGGAGATGTCACTTCCACCATCCTTCAGACCATCATGGAGAAGTCAGAGACTGAGCTCAAGGACACTTATGCCCGTTGGCTTCCTCTTGGATTGGGCCTCAATCACCTGG GAAAGGGAGAGGCCATCGAGGCAATTCTGGCTGCACTGGAAGTTGTGTCAGAGCCATTCCGCAGTTTTGCCAACACTTTGGTGGATGTCTGTGCCTATGCAG GCTCTGGGAATGTACTGAAGGTGCAGCAACTGCTCCACATCTGCAGTGAACACTTTGACtccaaggaaaaggaggaagacaaagacaagaaggaaaagaaggacaaGGACAAGAAGGAAGCCCCTGCTGATATGGGAGCACATCAG GGAGTGGCTGTGCTGGGGATTGCCCTGATTGCAATGGGGGAGGAGATTGGGGCAGAGATGGCACTTCGCACCTTTGGCCACCTG CTGAGATATGGGGAGCCTACACTCCGCCGGGCTGTGCCTTTAGCACTGGCCTTAATTTCTGTTTCAAATCCACGACTCAACATCCTGGACACCCTAAGCAAGTTCTCCCATGACGCTGACCCAGAAGTTTCCTATAACTCCATTTTTGCCATGGGCATGGTGGGCAGTG GTACCAATAATGCCCGTTTGGCTGCGATGCTGCGCCAGTTAGCCCAGTATCATGCCAAGGACCCCAACAACCTCTTCATGGTGCGCTTGGCACAG ggTCTGACACATTTAGGGAAGGGTACACTCACCCTCTGCCCCTACCACAGTGACCGGCAGCTTATGAGTCAAGTGGCTGTGGCTGGACTGCTCACTGTGCTTGTCTCTTTCCTGGATGTCCGCAATA TCATCCTCGGCAAATCTCACTACGTACTGTATGGGCTGGTGGCTGCCATGCAGCCCCGGATGCTGGTGACATTCGATGAGGAGCTGCGGCCGTTGCCAGTGTCTGTCCGTGTGGGCCAG GCAGTGGATGTGGTGGGCCAGGCTGGCAAACCTAAGACCATCACAGGGTTTCAGACACACACTACCCCAGTGTTGTTGGCCCACGGGGAACGTGCAGAATTGGCCACTGAGGAGTTTCTTCCTGTCACCCCCATTCTGGAAGGTTTTGTTATCCTTCGAAAGAACCCCAACTATGACCTCTAA